One segment of Rubripirellula amarantea DNA contains the following:
- a CDS encoding tetratricopeptide repeat protein, with amino-acid sequence MDTPPQQSPIQRRYFALGVLVLSALAFWLYRPAFDYPMIFDDVASILENNSVHHLWPLIGESGEYGPLKPKPGQPFTARPLVNLSIAIDYHFGGENPRVYRIVNLVMHIITSVLLAAIVIATLRLHDSSERLSRHRYWLGFASAAVWMMHPIHTETVIYLTQRTELMMGMFYLLTLFLCIKYWCSTRMAERSFFLMMATLAGIAGMLCKEMMASIPAMAFLYERTFIRPSLRNIVKQSWPLYVGLMLSWLLIAGLYAVGYGTPAAGFNNTISAVDYWMTEAGVFFTYWRLTFWPWPLVINYQVPTVTSLANAWPAVAAMILYVGVTTWLVWRRSVLGYGLIWFVAVLSPTLVIPLPREELVERRLYVPLAAIAPLVVIGVYSLITYLVREGRKSYWLTQGIVTALVAVLCFVSFKAIPRLSDRMTVWLHVLEHDSDNPLGLMYQGILEYNAGQEELGLRRLEAAFETRPDFKPCVLVLAKAYKERQRPADEINVYRTALEVAPNDPTYHYNLGLAFDLNRKPLLAMKHYEENIRLDPTAHYAHHNLGMILAERGNFDSAIKHFEAAVDIEPSYDYCLNLMTRYLALRQYEDAGRAAKKLLAAARKDGRTDEIEIIERTIVTLQKQAAIPGD; translated from the coding sequence ATGGACACCCCACCCCAACAATCGCCAATCCAGCGACGTTATTTCGCATTAGGCGTGCTGGTACTTTCGGCACTGGCTTTCTGGCTTTATCGCCCCGCCTTTGATTACCCGATGATCTTTGATGATGTCGCCAGCATCCTCGAAAACAACTCGGTGCACCATCTATGGCCGTTAATCGGAGAGAGCGGTGAATATGGCCCTTTGAAACCAAAGCCTGGTCAACCATTCACGGCCCGGCCCCTGGTCAATCTTTCGATTGCAATTGACTATCACTTTGGTGGTGAAAATCCCCGGGTATATCGGATCGTGAATCTAGTGATGCACATCATCACATCCGTGTTGTTGGCCGCGATTGTGATCGCAACTCTAAGGCTTCACGATTCAAGCGAGCGATTGTCGCGTCACCGATATTGGTTGGGTTTTGCATCAGCCGCCGTGTGGATGATGCATCCGATCCATACGGAAACCGTCATTTACTTAACTCAGCGAACCGAATTGATGATGGGCATGTTCTACTTGCTCACTTTATTTTTGTGTATCAAGTATTGGTGCAGCACCCGCATGGCTGAGCGATCGTTCTTTCTAATGATGGCCACTCTGGCCGGCATCGCGGGCATGTTGTGCAAAGAAATGATGGCGTCCATTCCAGCCATGGCATTTTTGTACGAGCGAACATTCATACGACCATCGCTTCGCAATATCGTCAAACAATCTTGGCCCCTTTACGTCGGTTTGATGTTGAGTTGGCTACTGATCGCTGGGCTGTACGCGGTTGGCTATGGAACCCCGGCTGCCGGATTCAACAATACCATTTCGGCGGTCGACTATTGGATGACTGAAGCGGGTGTCTTCTTTACCTACTGGCGTCTTACCTTTTGGCCCTGGCCATTAGTGATTAACTATCAGGTCCCCACCGTCACCAGTCTGGCAAACGCTTGGCCGGCGGTAGCGGCGATGATTCTTTATGTCGGCGTTACAACTTGGCTGGTTTGGCGACGAAGCGTTCTCGGCTACGGCCTTATTTGGTTTGTCGCGGTGCTTTCGCCCACACTTGTGATTCCTCTCCCTCGAGAAGAACTGGTCGAACGACGTTTGTATGTGCCGCTTGCTGCGATTGCGCCCCTGGTCGTGATCGGCGTATACAGCTTGATCACCTATTTGGTTCGTGAAGGACGTAAATCGTACTGGTTGACGCAAGGAATCGTGACGGCCCTTGTCGCTGTGCTTTGCTTCGTTTCCTTTAAGGCGATTCCCCGACTATCGGATCGCATGACAGTTTGGTTGCATGTGCTTGAACATGACAGCGACAACCCATTGGGGCTAATGTATCAAGGCATTCTGGAATACAACGCTGGTCAGGAAGAATTGGGACTTCGACGATTAGAAGCCGCCTTTGAAACTCGTCCCGATTTCAAACCGTGTGTGCTCGTGCTCGCCAAAGCCTACAAAGAACGGCAACGTCCCGCTGATGAGATCAATGTCTATCGAACCGCATTGGAAGTTGCCCCGAATGATCCAACCTATCACTACAACTTGGGTTTGGCTTTCGACTTAAACCGAAAACCGCTTCTCGCAATGAAGCATTACGAAGAGAACATTCGCCTCGATCCCACCGCGCATTATGCGCACCACAATCTCGGAATGATTTTGGCCGAACGCGGTAATTTCGATTCGGCCATCAAGCATTTTGAAGCTGCCGTCGATATCGAACCCAGCTACGACTATTGCTTGAACCTGATGACTCGATACCTAGCGCTTCGCCAGTACGAAGATGCAGGCAGGGCAGCAAAGAAACTGCTAGCTGCGGCACGAAAAGATGGCCGCACCGACGAAATCGAAATCATTGAACGAACGATTGTTACCTTGCAAAAACAGGCTGCGATCCCCGGTGATTGA
- a CDS encoding arylsulfatase, with protein MKYLPQVRCFLTIVLLNWLVGPAHAYENQKGARDARTDTDQRPNIVIVLADDLGYSDLGCYGGEISTPNIDALAKNGVRFTQLYNSARCCPSRASLLTGLYPTQAGIGDFTTDQPNPKRGPGYLGRLNDQCATLAEVLKPAGYGCYYVGKWHVHPETGPIKRGFDEFYGYTRDHSHDQYDADYYIRLPEGRDKEIDLSKDRFYATDVFNDYAIEFIRQGQSSKQPWFLFLGHSSPHFPVQAPADRADKYDEVYRRGWDVLREERFDRMKAIGLVDSPSWNLSPRSLVPVDRDDIANGFSGQDNPEWDSLDHDRQLDLARRMAVFAAMVEGVDQGVGKIIDHLRNTGHLDNTLVLFLSDNGACYEWGPFGFDGKSRLGETTLRQGTDLRDIGGPGTHQSYGSAWANLGNTPFRMYKHFTHEGGISTPFIAHWPAGIAKSDRWVRDPSHVMDIMPTLMEVAGATYPGQIRGNPTTPLEGVSLLPAMRGEKLSERTIGFDHQAAHAIRKGDWKAVYAKRMPHDLKWELYNLAEDRCEMNDLADQQPERTKEMIELWNQWARRVGVIWEPDTNVAVENVLPTGGLRNFKSPQIAKANLRIEVTVQSASPDGVVIAQGGSHCGYALHFVDGRPALDVRIDGEVTRLLSDHPIRGKSRLVATLTTDDMTLMVDGASSISKRSPGVIPVQPQDELSVGYDSMSAAGDYSSPNPFNGTVLSLDVTTSEVSK; from the coding sequence ATGAAGTACCTACCGCAAGTTCGTTGTTTTTTGACGATCGTGTTGCTGAATTGGTTGGTTGGCCCGGCGCATGCCTATGAGAATCAAAAAGGAGCCCGTGACGCGAGGACCGATACCGATCAGCGGCCCAATATTGTGATCGTTCTTGCCGATGACTTGGGCTATTCGGATTTGGGATGCTACGGGGGTGAGATCAGCACTCCGAACATTGATGCTTTAGCCAAGAACGGAGTTCGTTTTACGCAGCTCTACAACTCGGCTCGATGTTGCCCCAGTCGAGCTTCTTTGCTGACTGGGCTGTACCCAACTCAAGCTGGCATTGGTGACTTCACCACGGACCAGCCCAATCCTAAACGTGGTCCTGGCTACCTTGGACGACTAAACGATCAATGTGCCACTCTTGCCGAAGTGCTCAAGCCAGCAGGTTACGGGTGCTACTACGTAGGGAAGTGGCACGTTCATCCAGAGACGGGTCCGATCAAACGAGGCTTTGACGAATTTTACGGGTACACGCGAGACCACTCGCACGACCAATACGATGCAGACTACTACATTCGTTTGCCGGAAGGTCGGGACAAAGAGATCGATTTATCGAAGGACAGATTTTACGCAACGGATGTATTCAACGATTACGCGATTGAATTTATTCGCCAAGGGCAAAGCTCTAAGCAACCGTGGTTTTTGTTTCTCGGGCACTCTTCACCGCACTTTCCCGTTCAGGCGCCCGCTGATCGAGCGGACAAGTATGACGAAGTTTATCGACGGGGTTGGGACGTGCTTCGCGAAGAGCGGTTTGATCGCATGAAGGCGATCGGATTGGTCGATAGTCCGTCTTGGAATCTTTCGCCTCGCAGTCTTGTTCCGGTGGACCGTGACGATATCGCGAACGGTTTCTCGGGCCAAGACAATCCAGAGTGGGATTCTTTGGATCATGATCGCCAACTTGACTTAGCTCGGCGAATGGCTGTTTTCGCGGCAATGGTGGAAGGTGTCGATCAAGGGGTGGGCAAGATTATCGATCACCTGCGAAATACGGGTCACTTAGACAATACCCTGGTTTTGTTCCTTAGCGACAACGGTGCCTGCTACGAATGGGGGCCGTTTGGATTTGATGGAAAGTCACGGCTAGGTGAAACGACTTTGCGTCAGGGAACCGACTTGCGAGACATCGGTGGACCAGGAACGCATCAGTCCTACGGAAGTGCCTGGGCGAATTTGGGAAATACTCCCTTTCGAATGTACAAGCACTTCACTCACGAAGGCGGCATTAGCACTCCCTTCATCGCCCATTGGCCCGCTGGGATTGCAAAGTCTGACCGCTGGGTGCGAGATCCTTCCCACGTCATGGACATCATGCCGACCCTAATGGAAGTCGCCGGCGCGACATACCCTGGTCAAATTCGAGGTAATCCGACGACGCCCCTTGAAGGAGTAAGCCTGCTACCGGCGATGCGAGGTGAAAAATTGTCCGAACGCACCATCGGATTTGACCATCAAGCCGCACATGCGATTCGCAAGGGTGATTGGAAAGCGGTCTACGCCAAACGTATGCCTCATGATTTGAAGTGGGAACTCTACAATCTCGCCGAAGACCGCTGCGAAATGAATGATCTCGCTGACCAGCAACCTGAGCGTACCAAAGAAATGATCGAATTGTGGAACCAATGGGCGCGTCGCGTCGGCGTGATCTGGGAACCAGACACAAACGTCGCGGTAGAAAATGTGTTGCCAACCGGAGGCCTTCGCAATTTCAAGAGTCCTCAGATAGCCAAAGCGAACTTGCGAATCGAAGTTACCGTTCAGTCCGCTTCGCCCGACGGGGTGGTGATCGCTCAAGGAGGAAGCCACTGTGGATATGCTTTGCATTTCGTTGATGGACGGCCAGCCTTGGATGTGCGCATTGATGGCGAAGTTACCCGGCTACTTTCAGATCATCCGATTCGCGGTAAGTCTCGCTTGGTAGCGACGCTAACGACCGATGATATGACTTTGATGGTCGATGGAGCGTCATCGATATCAAAGCGTTCACCTGGAGTAATTCCAGTGCAACCTCAGGATGAATTAAGCGTTGGCTATGACAGCATGTCTGCTGCCGGGGACTATTCATCGCCCAACCCTTTTAACGGGACCGTGCTAAGCCTTGATGTGACGACTTCCGAGGTTTCGAAGTAG
- a CDS encoding class I SAM-dependent methyltransferase, with protein MSDAATFLKNFIRNPTKVGAIAPSSAGLAETMVDWFDWTNAKNVVEFGPGTGVFTEAILSRLHSDANFFAIEQSAELVAATQTRCPNATVIEDSVTNVANLCRSRGIESVDAIVCGLPWAAFSERLTDEIMDAMFEVLKPGGQFATFAYWQGVILPAGIRFSRRLEKQFASVHKSPTVWRNLPPAFVYRCIR; from the coding sequence ATGAGCGACGCGGCAACCTTCTTGAAAAATTTCATTCGCAACCCGACTAAGGTGGGCGCGATCGCACCCAGCAGCGCGGGGTTGGCGGAAACAATGGTCGATTGGTTCGATTGGACCAACGCAAAGAATGTGGTCGAGTTCGGACCCGGTACCGGGGTGTTTACCGAGGCCATTCTTAGTCGACTTCATTCTGACGCTAATTTCTTCGCCATTGAACAGTCGGCCGAATTGGTGGCTGCGACTCAGACGCGTTGTCCCAATGCCACGGTGATTGAGGATAGCGTCACGAACGTCGCCAACCTGTGTCGCAGTCGTGGGATCGAGAGTGTTGATGCAATTGTTTGCGGGCTGCCCTGGGCGGCGTTTTCGGAACGCCTCACGGACGAGATCATGGACGCAATGTTTGAAGTGCTAAAGCCGGGTGGGCAGTTTGCGACGTTCGCGTATTGGCAAGGCGTTATTTTGCCTGCTGGCATCCGCTTTTCTCGCCGCCTTGAAAAGCAGTTCGCGTCCGTCCACAAAAGCCCGACCGTGTGGCGAAATTTACCGCCGGCATTTGTCTATCGCTGCATTCGATAG
- a CDS encoding ExbD/TolR family protein: MRIPSTHRRGSGTANMTPMIDVVFLLIIFFLVSSHLARQENRLPLDLPTAGTFDFADPAKAALTISLDDQARTLVAGNVIDTGGLRLVLNDLVAREGSDAAIRIRVDGQVQYAYVEPVLREAALAGVTDAAIAVREK, encoded by the coding sequence ATGCGAATACCGTCAACTCATCGACGCGGCAGCGGCACAGCGAACATGACCCCCATGATCGACGTTGTGTTTCTGCTAATCATCTTTTTCTTAGTCTCGAGTCACCTTGCGCGCCAGGAAAATCGGCTGCCTCTGGACCTGCCGACAGCCGGCACATTCGACTTTGCTGATCCTGCGAAAGCTGCCTTAACGATTAGTCTTGACGACCAAGCCCGCACGCTTGTTGCCGGCAATGTGATTGATACCGGCGGGCTTCGCTTGGTGCTAAACGATTTGGTTGCTCGCGAAGGCTCCGACGCCGCGATTCGAATTCGCGTTGACGGGCAAGTGCAGTACGCCTACGTCGAACCAGTGTTGCGAGAGGCGGCGTTGGCAGGCGTCACCGACGCTGCGATTGCAGTCCGTGAAAAGTAG
- a CDS encoding ExbD/TolR family protein, with protein sequence MKIPNTHNNDSMELKMTPMIDVVFLLLVFFVWTSSFELPEFDLPSSIATPPGGTLQNNSTSPPEAFDEIVIRLFARGASLGIELNGNEIQDTDQLSQHLAEIIAMGVQPPVIVDPDDDVTMDYAVAVYDAARSAGVDRVLFAASE encoded by the coding sequence ATGAAAATCCCCAATACTCACAACAACGATTCGATGGAACTAAAGATGACGCCGATGATCGACGTCGTTTTCTTGTTGCTAGTCTTTTTTGTTTGGACGAGCAGCTTTGAACTACCCGAGTTCGACTTACCCAGTTCCATTGCCACCCCGCCCGGCGGGACGCTGCAAAACAACTCCACAAGCCCTCCTGAAGCTTTCGACGAAATTGTCATTCGCTTGTTTGCTCGTGGTGCGAGCCTCGGCATTGAACTCAATGGAAATGAAATCCAGGACACCGATCAGCTATCGCAACACCTCGCTGAAATTATCGCAATGGGCGTTCAACCACCCGTGATTGTGGATCCCGATGACGATGTGACCATGGACTATGCCGTAGCGGTTTACGACGCGGCACGGTCTGCGGGCGTCGACCGGGTTCTCTTCGCGGCTTCAGAATGA